cccAAACAAATTCAAGTcgacatctttttaaaaaataataaaaaaatattaagataataatatactGGATTGACTAAggttaatttaagttaacttgtcaaatctgcAATCCTgatcatgagaccatgataaccccATGAGAAAGCAAGTCAATAAactatgaaacttaattccaaTTAGACACAAACTTGAGTACCTAAAAATTAAGCAAGCACAtgtgtataaatattttattttactaagaTATATAATTGGGTACAatctctatttaaaaatattcttacaaaaaaaaaatcctcttattctttcattgaatttaatttatgatgacttgattaataaaatcaagatttgtACTTTGCAAGAACACACATTTAGGCCCTTATTGTAGAGTAAGATTTGATGATTTGAtactcaaaaaaaatatatttgattttatcttaaaagtGTTGTTGAAGGATTGTTATAAATTGTTTAGTCATTTATTATAGACTTCAATCGCGGATAAATAAGACTTAAGAGTTTTAGTGAGAATTTTCTTGCCTGAAGAGTTTGTCTTGAAGAGAATTTTATATCTTCAAGAAGAATTTCTCCTATTTTAATGTCTAGGTTGAGGCTCTCTatttataaagaatttttttgtcaatactgcatatcattattttatttgttgatttttatttatatgatcttgtattatgataaaatatcttatcccaaatgtcaattttttattggccaataaatatatacagacccatttattttccatgctgtttatttcaatttcattttttttgtaaaaataaaatgaaatgacacATGACTAATTTTGATTGGTtgcaagttttttgtttttacactcAATCAAaccattattaaaaaataaaataaaaaaatcaataaaaaaaaaataactcaagtcaacctgaattaacctatcaaacccgtGTCTCGAGTCACTAGACCAAAATATttcaatagaaagcaaataaaataaattatgaaactcattTTCCAATCAACccgatattaaaaaatgaattgaaaaaaaattgtattaaaaaaaataaaaataactcaagtcaacttGAGGTGAATACTAAATTCGTGAcctaaattatgaaataaattaaaaaattaaaaaatttaatttctaattaataaaatatttaataataaaattaaaaaaaaaatctgaaataaatTGAGTTAACTTATAATTTAGATTACGAgaaataactttatagaaataaaatttaaataaattattaaatttaatttttaataaatttaatattaaaaaataaaattaagttaaaaaaaatatattctttatatatatatatatataaaatcctcTTGCCAACTTTGCCCTAAAACCCTAGCTAATAAACCCTCCTGTCCTTCGTCATCTCTCTCAATTTCCCAACCTAACGCAGCTCTCATCTGGAAAAGAGACAAGCAAAGCAAAGAAGCAATCATGTCTCTAAGTGAGATCGCTTGCACCTACGCTACCCTTATCCTCCACGATGAAGACATCTCCATCACCGTATGAAACCAGAAACATCggctttttatcttcttttcttctttttttgttgaaagaaatctaaggtgtttttttttcctgaaatatTGATGCAGTCGGATAAGATTGCTACACTTGTGAAAGCAGCCAATGTGACTGTTGAATCGTACTGGCCCAGTCTTTTTGCTAAGCTTGCTGAGAAGAGAAACGTTGGTGATCTTATCATGAatattggtggtggtggtggtggtgctgctCCTGTTGCTGTTGCTTCTTCTGGTCCTGCAGCCGGTGGGGCCGCTGCTCCAGCTGTTGAGGAGAAGAAGGTATGAACAATGGtgctttgttcttcttcttttttggtgttttagtCATAAAGGTTTGATCtttaattaggaaaaaaatgggagtttttgttttggttgtgatttgttttgtttcattgTCAAGGTTTGATTTTTAGGCGAAATTGacggttttgattttttggggttatgtttttctttatgttttctgTTTTGGAATATGGTTTTACCTGTGTTCATTGCTTTTCtgagttttgaagtttatatgtttgtatttttgaaatttgtttttctcttttagttGTAAAGGCTTGAATTTTAAGTGGAATTTTAGATTTTGAGTTTTAGAGTGTTTGTGTTTTGAGATTTGGTGTTGTTTATGTGCAGGAGGAAGCCCCAGAGAGTGATGATGATATGGGATTCAGCTTGTTTGATTAGGTGCTTCTTTCCATTATCTTCAGTTTTAATACTCTTTGTTGCCTTAAGAAATTAGGATCGGCTTCCAATTGTAATGTGGTAAAATTTTGGGTAATGATTTGAGAACTTCTGATTGATTGACCATGAACTTTTTTTCAAGGAATACAAGGATGTTTGATGTTTTGGCTCTTATGAATTTCTTgtttatattgattttgattCAGTTCTTAACAATGCTTACTTGTTTGGTCGAAAATTCAATGGGATTTGTTGTATGCAAACTTGTTCATGTTTCCTGTGCGATTGATATCCAAGTTTGATGTGAACATGGTGTTGGAGATTATCCTATTTTTGGAAAGCTATACAGCATGAAGAATTTGAATATAGTTTATGATGGTGGTTATGTAGGCTATGAGATCCAAGTTTTCTGGATGCAATCGTTTTCAAGTTGCCTCCATTACTGTGGCAATGCAGCATAGCAGAATCATGTGCTCCAGTTTCCTTTTGGTTCAAACTTTAGTCACCCTCAAGCTTGCAACAGCTATGAGATGATTGTTGTGTGGAGGAGGTGATGAATGTGGGTTGACTAAAGCCCTCCTAAATTAGTAAAAGCTTGCATTGTGCACCTGCTGGTTCCATAAATTCAGGTTCAGCTCCTCCTGTGTTTCTGTCTCCACCCTCCTTGCGCAGTGGCGATTTCAGCTACTTGCATCTGCTGGCCCCGTATCCACCACTCTGTTTTTTGACAGACAAGTAGGGATGATGAGAAAACATGACATTTGGTatgatatattttcttgaaatgttatattttgatttggtataatttttattgacatcaagaaaaatatatatcagtGTTGGAAGAAAGaagttattaaaataacattagtatatttttactattgaattgctagtaattttatatttcaagataaacattgatttttttgaaattttcaaaaaacaaaatagtgtataaaactatttaaatacatatattattgCAATTTATTAACAGTTTTGTCACTTATTTATTTCCTAATTCATCGAGCTTTCTtacttatattttcttatattacaCATGTTAATCTAATTTTAACCTTTAAATGTTTAATAACACAtgctttgatttaatcatttctATCTAATTTATACTCTCCCACTtcgtttattaattaaattagtctTTAGAGCTTGATTTTCcaccataattattttttttattcttattaacCGTTGTCTTATTACAagctaagttttttatttattccaaAAGTGTGTTTAGCATTGTAgtaatttttatggttaaagtttgaaaaaatagatttaaaaaaaattataatttgtttttcataaccAAGACTTCAAGAGAAAGTTTTTAGTAGAATTCATACAAAATTGTGAtttgattctattttttaaagtgttttaaaattaatttttacttgaaaaaatatcaaattaatattttttaaatattctttgaaaattttaatatgcatgttaatgttaaaaataaaaaaagaaaaattaaaaaaatatattttaatattttttcaataaattttttgaaaatatcttGTACGACAAAACCAAATCTTATCTTATCAtctaaactaaaatatatattcttatcatctacactaaaaatatatattcttatcATCTACATCTTGCCAAAAACTTCCATTATGTATCAAGGAAACAAAATGGCCACCACCATCTCCTTGATATGGGGTGGGagttttaatttacttttcattaaaatgtaatttttatttttatttttattttaaattaaatttttagaatttttagattgttttaatatactaatattaaaaaaatatattattttaatatttttaaaataaaaaatattttaaaaaataaatgttaaaaaatcaattaatcaatgtataatataattaagataatataattAAGACAAGATATATCCTATCTCCATTCTCCTCCACGAATCTAACTAAATTTAAGAAACAAGACAAGTGGACATCCACGTGGCTTGTCCAAACCCAACCTCCACAGGTAGAAGCCACCTCATCAACACAACCGAACCTTCCTAGAGGTGAGTTACCAGCTCCCCCCAGAGAAGTCCCATCAGCTCTACACATGTTGGAGCTTGGAAACTCATGTCCTAATGTCCACTTCTAgacatcaattaattaaataatgttcaCCTTAATCTCAGCCCTCCGCGTATGTCATCTCATACGTGCCCACCTACCAATGGACGGTGGAGATATCTTTATCCAGCTTGCAAATCATTACTGGACCAAGCCAACCTCCACcgccttccttccttccttccatcTTTCCAGATGTTTCTAGGAATTTAGGATTCCCTTCACCCTTTATATACCTCTCAtctctcctctccctctctcaatCCAATCCAGTCCAAGCAAGAAACCCTCGAAGAAGAAGAGCCCTTTTCCTTGAAATCTCAAGAAACAAACGTTGTCAAGCGTTTAAGAATACAATCTTTGATTGGTTGCTTGGTTTTTgtagcaaaagaagaagaaacaaaccgAGCGTTCTTTGATTTGAGTTTCAATCATGATGATGTCTATGTTCAGTTCATTCGATGCCCTATGTGCAGAATCATTTGGACAGAAGCCCAACTTCTCGTTCAGTGCTCCCAAAGAAGGGAACATACCAGAAGCTGAGTCTATGAAGAAGAGCGTGATGTCTGAAGGGAACAAGGACAAGTCATCTGCATCGTCAAAATCACCTCCTGCAAGCATTAACAAGTCATTACAGCAACAGAAGAGGAGACCAAGGTTTGCTCTGGAGTTGGATGGAGTTCACTGTTTTGAGACAATACTTCCTTATTGAGCCTTCATTTCTTCActgatttttgtatatattgagcatctttaattgaattttatgatcGAAATAAACTGATTAATAAAACTCGGAGCTGTTTCTTAGTGATCGAGTAGATTcattagtaaataaataaaagacagTATTGAGGAGGGAAAGGAATTGTCAATTACATATCAATTATGAATTGCTCTGATATTGGAGTTTCTGATCTCCACTCTCCAATGAAACTTGGGAATCCACACAAGGACCATGGTAATTGACTCTTTCAACGGAACAAATTTCTTACAAATATCATCGTAGTTGCGGCTGATAACGCATTCATCTGGCAGAGATGTTGTTCTGAGTGTTTCACTGCTAAAATCAAGTGACAACACAACTGGACAGCCATCTTTACCCTTTACAGAGCAGTGACATATCCATTTTTGCTGGAGAAGTTGTTGAAAGGATAAGAGTAAGGTACTGATTTGATTGTGCCCGGCACTGTTACATCAAGTTTTTTTCCAAGAGTCCCTCCCCAGGCTACATATTTCTACTTCATGTTTACGAGTCCACCAGTATAAATCAGTAAAATCCCAGATTAGAAGAATTCTAATTATCTTGAAATCATTGGTTTTTGAAGCAAAACCAAATCCAATGCCGGCTAACAATTCATTACCAGAGACACCAGGAAGATGTGGCCGCAGCAGCTGCACGACCCATGTCGAATACGAAGACAAATCAAACCATAATAAGAACCCACAATTTCAACTTTCATATATCTATAAATACAATGGTTCGGTAAGGTTTGAGTCAAAAGACATCAAGTTTATGATGATCATACGAGATGAAGGAGAAAACATGATCCTTACTGATTTTGTCTCGGTTTTTAATAAGCAGACgatgaattttcattttcacaTCACCATCATAGTTAAAAAGAAGATTTCTGTAAATATAATTTGGGTTAGAAAGGAGAGTGTACCAAGATTTGCAGACACACCTGAACCTTATGGAAGACCTGACATGCAGCTTTGTTAAGATACAAATCACCAAATCTTCAGGCGAAAAATCAATCATCGTGTATGTTCGTATTCAATTTTCTTCTCCAAAATCCTGAGAAACCTGTGACAGAGGAAAGAGTTATGACTTATGAGGCTCTCGTTATTTTGGTTTGTGGTTAAGATTTTGCGATCTTAAAGATGTGTGTATACATTGAAAGTCTTAAACCCTAAGACTTCTTGTTGTAGTCCATATATAGGGTTTGTCAATTCAATGTGATTGATTTAGAAAGCTTATTAATCACATGACAAAACATGAAACCAGTTTCGTATGTGTAACAGAAAGATTTTCCCGCATCCCTGCAATTTACCATGGCAATTGACTCCCTGAACACGAAAAAGTTGGTCCAAATACCAAAAGGGTTGCTGTAGTAGGGGAGGCCGATAATGCAATCATCGAGCGGCAGAGGTGTTTGTCTTGAAAGTTTCGCTGCTCCAGTCACAATTGCTTtttttaacgtgggtgtccagCTTACCCGTGATTAATTCCCagaacctgagaccacaaagaaagcaaacctcttggtcccaaacTACTGGGCCACCATCTAGTCTTTATACCAATGACATGGTGCTCCAATACTTTTGCCGGAGAAGTTGGTAAAAGGGAATCCTTCCTCAGgctatatatttcaaattcttAGGTGAGAGAGAGGCTCTCCTTCACCTTCTAAGattaaaagaatatgaattatCTTGTAACCATTGGTTTTTGAATCAAATCCGATGCAGAGGAACGACCTTTTGTTTCATGAGTCACAGGGTTCCTTAGAACAATAGTAGAATAATTCTTCATCAGAagacaaaacaaacaatttcaGAAAGAATCCACAACTTTTATATGGCTACCTTCATAGATTTTCTCGTCAGGAAATCATAGTAAAGTTTGAGTCCAAGGCATGTCAAGCTTCACATCATACGACAGGAAGGAGAAAGCATTACCCTGACGTCTGTTCTTGTCCCGGCGTTAGATGCAGCGACGAATCCAGGATTTAAAAACTAGATGGGTTattgttatattaaaataaactaagtaTACAAGATAGGAGTacataataagttaattttatcattataatacatattatacgtttaaagaaaatacaataaactATTATCTAAGTTATGTCCTATGtttctttattaaataaatttctttaattattgattCTTTATCTATACTAgttgcaaagtttttttttttttctatatgtaTGATTATATAATCAATACAAACTCATTCTGTCTTGTGTTAAAACCGATTTCTGATGAATTTTATAGATGAAAAGGCTGTTTCATCATAGAAACATGAAGagttaatatcaattaaatcaGTTTACTAATCAAGTTGAAATTATTTGCCAAGCCTGTATCAACTAATTCGAAACATTATAATCAATATTTATAAGTTCAGATAATTCATTGACAACTTATAATATTCTAACTATACTTTTAAACGATATAAATCCATCATAGTGAGAGTGAAATTTTTGAGATAAAATTTCTCaacaagtttatatatattaattttaacttgCAAATATTATTATGCAAAGCAATATCCAACAAAGTGTTGTTACAAGTTGTCTTCACAagctaaaaatatatgatatccATGCACCACCTTGAAAAGAGCGATTAATTATATCGGAGTGAT
The sequence above is drawn from the Populus alba chromosome 15, ASM523922v2, whole genome shotgun sequence genome and encodes:
- the LOC118043992 gene encoding large ribosomal subunit protein P1w, which codes for MSLSEIACTYATLILHDEDISITSDKIATLVKAANVTVESYWPSLFAKLAEKRNVGDLIMNIGGGGGGAAPVAVASSGPAAGGAAAPAVEEKKEEAPESDDDMGFSLFD